Proteins from a single region of Apium graveolens cultivar Ventura chromosome 7, ASM990537v1, whole genome shotgun sequence:
- the LOC141673542 gene encoding protein FAR1-RELATED SEQUENCE 5-like — MADKLFAHDDFVDRNEEFINLEDDLVDVEDENDENEVENDSDNVEGEDEDKDDNVEDANLYENVDGGSSIFESKFSMLYGKSVIAESSQNKRRREVLPKSECKVMNVIGNIHGGNDKVGFNVQHVRNVLRDERKKRFEISDAQAGLDLLHRLNEESGSKYFIRTEVDGEKRLKCLVWIDPRCIMAYQNFGDVMAFDTTYRKNRYAMQFVPFTGVNHHYQSVIFGFALMRDEHASTFEWILRTWLEGVGNNPPLTIITDQDQAMASAIAARWASFVEKYHLQDHKWLNGLYELKRKWILTYTRNTFSAFQNSTSRSEGMNSFFDKYVSSATGLKEFIENAQKALARQFTREKEEDYVTINLKRPMKLHTTLEYHTSCIYIKEMFRRFQDELVESSKYFVEKDRRASEEGEGMRDVYTYYSCYRPIFEPTRRNVYFVAFEKASSLGMCTCKMLEHSGLPCRHLLAVFTKKRVSEIPPYYINRRWTMHANGVDGVLPYNLDVGQSHEMNSTDRFNSMTMFTMSFCQSSIASKERYDYAVGVMNREIPILERMSVDGIKFYESNSHAPNASAHEEPILDPIMSQTKGRKKDVRFKSPIESIGKKEKPPRKCTYCQMEGHDKRKCASRLEDLKKAQGLQYN; from the exons ATGGCGGATAAATTATTTGCTC ATGATGATTTTGTAGATAGAAATGAggaatttattaatttagaagACGATTTGGTTGATGTTGAAGATGAAAATGATGAAAATGAGGTTGAAAATGATAGTGATAATGTTGAGGGTGAGGATGAAGATAAAGATGATAATGTAGAGGATGCAAATTTATATGAAAATGTTGATGGGGGGAGTTCCATATTTGAATCAAAATTTTCAAT GCTTTATGGAAAAAGTGTCATCGCCGAGAGTAGTCAAAATAAACGGCGTAGAGAGGTTCTTCCTAAAAGCGAGTGCAAG GTGATGAATGTGATTGGTAACATTCATGGAGGTAATGACAAAGTTGGTTTCAATGTTCAACATGTTAGGAATGTGTTAAGAGACGAGAGGAAGAAAAGGTTTGAGATTAGTGACGCCCAAGCGGGGTTGGACTTGTTGCATAGGTTGAATGAAGAAAGTggttctaaatattttattaggaCCGAAGTCGATGGAGAGAAACGCTTGAAGTGTCTAGTATGGATTGATCCGAGATGTATAATGGCTTACCAAAATTTTGGCGATGTTATGGCTTTTGATACCACTTATCGGAAAAATAGGTATGCAATGCAATTTGTCCCATTTACCGGAGTAAATCATCATTATCAATCGGTAATTTTCGGGTTTGCATTGATGCGGGATGAACACGCGTCGACTTTTGAGTGGATTCTTCGTACTTGGCTTGAAGGTGTGGGGAATAATCCTCCATTGACTATAATCACAGATCAAGATCAAGCCATGGCAAGTGCTATTGCG GCTAGATGGGCGTCGTTTGTGGAAAAGTATCACTTGCAAGATCATAAATGGTTAAATGGGTTATATGAGTTGAAGCGCAAGTGGATTCTTACATATACTAGAAACACATTTTCGGCATTTCAAAACAGTACATCGAGGAGTGAGGGGATGAATTCTTTCTTTGATAAGTATGTGAGTTCGGCAACGGGTTTGAAGGAATTCATTGAAAATGCCCAAAAAGCATTGGCAAGGCAATTTACGAGGGAGAAGGAAGAAGATTATGTCACCATTAATTTAAAACGTCCCATGAAATTGCATACCACATTGGAGTATCATACTTCTTGTATCTACATTAAGGAAATGTTTAGAAGATTTCAAGATGAATTGGTTGAGTCTTCAAAATACTTTGTTGAAAAAGACCGACGAGCTAGCGAAGAAGGGGAGGGAATGAGGGATGTTTATACATACTATAGTTGTTATAGGCCCATATTCGAGCCTACGAGAAGAAATGTTTATTTTGTGGCATTCGAGAAAGCAAGCTCTTTGGGAATGTGTACGTGTAAAATGCTTGAACATTCAGGGCTACCTTGTAGACACCTATTGGCGGTCTTCACTAAGAAACGGGTTTCGGAAATTCCCCCGTATTATATAAACCGGAGGTGGACAATGCATGccaatggagttgatggtgtGTTGCCTTATAATTTGGATGTTGGACAAAGTCATGAGATGAACTCAACCGATCGATTTAATAGCATGACAATGTTTACCATGAGTTTTTGTCAAAGTAGCATTGCATCCAAGGAACGGTATGATTATGCCGTTGGAGTGATGAATCGAGAAATACCAATTCTTGAAAGAATGAGCGTTGATGGAATTAAATTTTACGAAAGCAATTCGCATGCTCCAAATGCAAGTGCTCATGAAGAACCAATTCTTGACCCTATTATGTCCCAAACTAAAGGGAGGAAGAAGGACGTTCGTTTCAAAAGTCCCATAGAATCGATTGGTAAAAAGGAGAAGCCGCCAAGAAAGTGCACTTATTGTCAAATGGAaggccatgataaaagaaagtgTGCTAGTAGACTAGAAGATCTTAAAAAGGCTCAAGGATTGCAATATAATTAG